The proteins below come from a single Miscanthus floridulus cultivar M001 chromosome 1, ASM1932011v1, whole genome shotgun sequence genomic window:
- the LOC136550701 gene encoding sulfate transporter 1.2-like isoform X1, with amino-acid sequence MPRTVSDGGEDDHGADVASRTSSHLRMEHGHGYKVGVPPKKNFFTEFSDAVKETFFADDPLRQYKDQPKSKKIWLGLQHIFPVLDWSRHYSLGKFKGDFIAGLTIASLCIPQDIGYSKLANLPAEVGLYTSFVPPLIYAVMGSSRDIAIGPVAVVSLLLGTLLQNEIDPKTHPLEYRRLAFTATFFAGVTQAALGFFRLGFIIEFLSHAAIVGFMAGAAITIALQQLKGFLGIANFTKKSDIVSVMKSVWGNVHHGWNWQTILIGASFLAFLLVAKYIGKKNKKLFWVSAIAPLTSVIISTFFVYITHADKHGVAIVKNIRKGINPPSSSLIYFTGPYLATGFRIGVVAGMIGLTEAIAIGRTFAALKDYQIDGNKEMVALGTMNIVGSLTSCYIATGSFSRSAVNYMAGCKTAVSNVVMSTVVMLTLLLITPLFKYTPNAILSSIIISAVLGLIDYESAYLIWKVDKLDFLACMGAFFGVIFSSVEYGLLIAVSISLAKILLQVTRPRTVLLGNLPRTTIYRNVEQYPDATKVPGVLIVRVDSAIYFTNSNYVKERILRWLRDEEEQQQDQKLPKTEFLIVDLSPVIDIDTSGIHALEELLKVLEKRKIQLVLANPGPAVIQKLRSAKFTDMIGEDKIFLTVGDAVKKFAPKVADNV; translated from the exons ATGCCGCGAACGGTGTCTGATGGGGGAGAAGACGATCACGGCGCCGACGTTGCTAGCCGGACGTCATCACACCTCCGCATGGAGCACGGGCATGGGTATAAGGTCGGCGTCCCGCCGAAGAAGAACTTCTTCACCGAGTTCTCTGACGCGGTGAAGGAGACGTTCTTCGCTGACGACCCACTGCGGCAGTACAAAGACCAGCCCAAGTCCAAAAAGATCTGGCTCGGCCTGCAGCACATCTTCCCGGTGCTTGACTGGAGCAGACACTACTCCCTCGGCAAGTTCAAGGGTGACTTCATCGCCGGGCTCACCATTGCCAGCCTCTGCATACCCCAG GACATCGGTTATTCTAAGCTTGCTAACTTGCCAGCAGAGGTTGGATTAT ACACTAGCTTCGTGCCGCCTCTGATATACGCGGTGATGGGCAGCTCCAGGGATATAGCCATCGGTCCAGTGGCCGTGGTGTCGCTGTTGCTCGGTACTCTCCTTCAGAATGAGATTGACCCCAAGACACACCCGCTTGAGTACAGGCGGCTAGCGTTCACTGCGACCTTTTTCGCAGGGGTCACTCAggcagcgctcggattcttcag GCTAGGGTTTATCATAGAGTTCTTGTCTCATGCTGCCATTGTCGGATTCATGGCCGGTGCTGCCATCACCATTGCTCTTCAGCAGCTGAAAGGATTCCTTGGAATTGCAAACTTCACCAAGAAATCTGATATTGTATCTGTCATGAAATCAGTTTGGGGAAATGTTCACCATGGG TGGAATTGGCAGACAATACTGATAGGAGCGTCCTTCCTGGCATTCCTTCTGGTTGCCAAGTACATT ggaaaaaagaataaaaagctcttctgGGTGTCTGCAATCGCACCTCTCACTTCGGTGATCATATCCACATTTTTTGTGTACATCACTCATGCAGATAAGCATGGTGTTGCAATT GTCAAGAACATAAGGAAAGGCATCAACCCACCTTCATCTAGTCTCATATACTTCACTGGCCCATACTTGGCAACAGGATTCAGAATTGGGGTAGTAGCTGGAATGATAGGCCTAACG GAAGCAATTGCAATTGGAAGAACATTTGCTGCCCTCAAGGATTACCAGATAGATGGGAATAAAGAAATGGTGGCTCTAGGAACCATGAACATTGTTGGTTCATTGACTTCTTGCTACATAGCCACAG GTTCTTTCTCACGGTCAGCAGTTAATTACATGGCTGGCTGCAAAACAGCAGTGTCAAATGTTGTTATGTCAACTGTCGTAATGCTTACATTGCTGTTGATCACCCCATTGTTCAAGTACACTCCAAATGCCATCCTTTCCTCAATCATCATATCAGCAGTGCTTGGTTTAATTGACTATGAGTCGGCTTACCTTATCTGGAAAGTTGACAAACTGGACTTTCTAGCATGCATGGGAGCattctttggagtcatattttcaTCAGTGGAGTATGGCTTGCTCATTGCG GTTTCGATATCTCTTGCTAAAATTCTTCTCCAAGTAACACGGCCAAGAACAGTTTTACTTGGAAACCTTCCACGAACAACTATATACAGGAATGTAGAACAATATCCTGATGCTACCAAGGTTCCAGGGGTGCTAATTGTTAGAGTGGACTCAGCTATATACTTCACAAACTCCAACTATGTTAAAGAGAG AATCCTGAGGTGGCTAAGAGATGAGGAGGAGCAACAACAGGACCAGAAGTTGCCAAAAACTGAGTTTCTAATTGTTGATCTGTCTC CTGTAATTGATATCGACACAAGCGGAATCCACGCTTTGGAGGAGTTGTTGAAAGTTCTTGAAAAACGCAAAATTCAG CTGGTTCTTGCCAATCCTGGGCCAGCGGTGATCCAGAAGCTCCGCTCAGCTAAATTCACGGACATGATTGGTGAAGACAAGATATTCCTCACAGTCGGCGACGCCGTGAAGAAATTTGCCCCCAAGGTGGCGGATAATGTCTGA
- the LOC136550701 gene encoding sulfate transporter 1.2-like isoform X2, whose translation MPSIPLGAPQMPRTVSDGGEDDHGADVASRTSSHLRMEHGHGYKVGVPPKKNFFTEFSDAVKETFFADDPLRQYKDQPKSKKIWLGLQHIFPVLDWSRHYSLGKFKGDFIAGLTIASLCIPQDIGYSKLANLPAEVGLYTSFVPPLIYAVMGSSRDIAIGPVAVVSLLLGTLLQNEIDPKTHPLEYRRLAFTATFFAGVTQAALGFFRLGFIIEFLSHAAIVGFMAGAAITIALQQLKGFLGIANFTKKSDIVSVMKSVWGNVHHGWNWQTILIGASFLAFLLVAKYIGKKNKKLFWVSAIAPLTSVIISTFFVYITHADKHGVAIVKNIRKGINPPSSSLIYFTGPYLATGFRIGVVAGMIGLTEAIAIGRTFAALKDYQIDGNKEMVALGTMNIVGSLTSCYIATGSFSRSAVNYMAGCKTAVSNVVMSTVVMLTLLLITPLFKYTPNAILSSIIISAVLGLIDYESAYLIWKVDKLDFLACMGAFFGVIFSSVEYGLLIAVSISLAKILLQVTRPRTVLLGNLPRTTIYRNVEQYPDATKVPGVLIVRVDSAIYFTNSNYVKERILRWLRDEEEQQQDQKLPKTEFLIVDLSPVIDIDTSGIHALEELLKVLEKRKIQVRRQIS comes from the exons atg CCGTCCATCCCACTGGGAGCACCGCAGATGCCGCGAACGGTGTCTGATGGGGGAGAAGACGATCACGGCGCCGACGTTGCTAGCCGGACGTCATCACACCTCCGCATGGAGCACGGGCATGGGTATAAGGTCGGCGTCCCGCCGAAGAAGAACTTCTTCACCGAGTTCTCTGACGCGGTGAAGGAGACGTTCTTCGCTGACGACCCACTGCGGCAGTACAAAGACCAGCCCAAGTCCAAAAAGATCTGGCTCGGCCTGCAGCACATCTTCCCGGTGCTTGACTGGAGCAGACACTACTCCCTCGGCAAGTTCAAGGGTGACTTCATCGCCGGGCTCACCATTGCCAGCCTCTGCATACCCCAG GACATCGGTTATTCTAAGCTTGCTAACTTGCCAGCAGAGGTTGGATTAT ACACTAGCTTCGTGCCGCCTCTGATATACGCGGTGATGGGCAGCTCCAGGGATATAGCCATCGGTCCAGTGGCCGTGGTGTCGCTGTTGCTCGGTACTCTCCTTCAGAATGAGATTGACCCCAAGACACACCCGCTTGAGTACAGGCGGCTAGCGTTCACTGCGACCTTTTTCGCAGGGGTCACTCAggcagcgctcggattcttcag GCTAGGGTTTATCATAGAGTTCTTGTCTCATGCTGCCATTGTCGGATTCATGGCCGGTGCTGCCATCACCATTGCTCTTCAGCAGCTGAAAGGATTCCTTGGAATTGCAAACTTCACCAAGAAATCTGATATTGTATCTGTCATGAAATCAGTTTGGGGAAATGTTCACCATGGG TGGAATTGGCAGACAATACTGATAGGAGCGTCCTTCCTGGCATTCCTTCTGGTTGCCAAGTACATT ggaaaaaagaataaaaagctcttctgGGTGTCTGCAATCGCACCTCTCACTTCGGTGATCATATCCACATTTTTTGTGTACATCACTCATGCAGATAAGCATGGTGTTGCAATT GTCAAGAACATAAGGAAAGGCATCAACCCACCTTCATCTAGTCTCATATACTTCACTGGCCCATACTTGGCAACAGGATTCAGAATTGGGGTAGTAGCTGGAATGATAGGCCTAACG GAAGCAATTGCAATTGGAAGAACATTTGCTGCCCTCAAGGATTACCAGATAGATGGGAATAAAGAAATGGTGGCTCTAGGAACCATGAACATTGTTGGTTCATTGACTTCTTGCTACATAGCCACAG GTTCTTTCTCACGGTCAGCAGTTAATTACATGGCTGGCTGCAAAACAGCAGTGTCAAATGTTGTTATGTCAACTGTCGTAATGCTTACATTGCTGTTGATCACCCCATTGTTCAAGTACACTCCAAATGCCATCCTTTCCTCAATCATCATATCAGCAGTGCTTGGTTTAATTGACTATGAGTCGGCTTACCTTATCTGGAAAGTTGACAAACTGGACTTTCTAGCATGCATGGGAGCattctttggagtcatattttcaTCAGTGGAGTATGGCTTGCTCATTGCG GTTTCGATATCTCTTGCTAAAATTCTTCTCCAAGTAACACGGCCAAGAACAGTTTTACTTGGAAACCTTCCACGAACAACTATATACAGGAATGTAGAACAATATCCTGATGCTACCAAGGTTCCAGGGGTGCTAATTGTTAGAGTGGACTCAGCTATATACTTCACAAACTCCAACTATGTTAAAGAGAG AATCCTGAGGTGGCTAAGAGATGAGGAGGAGCAACAACAGGACCAGAAGTTGCCAAAAACTGAGTTTCTAATTGTTGATCTGTCTC CTGTAATTGATATCGACACAAGCGGAATCCACGCTTTGGAGGAGTTGTTGAAAGTTCTTGAAAAACGCAAAATTCAGGTAAGACGCCAGATCTCATAA